In Helianthus annuus cultivar XRQ/B chromosome 3, HanXRQr2.0-SUNRISE, whole genome shotgun sequence, a single window of DNA contains:
- the LOC110930928 gene encoding anthocyanidin 3-O-glucosyltransferase 2-like, with translation MANTAELVFIPAPGLGHIMSTIEVAKLFVNRDQRFSITILVIKPPSSTSGSAITAYFESLAKTAINHVSFVERLQDDAPPVHDFKSFVTSLNEYIKSHCKYVRKVVAELLSQPGSGRLAGFVVDMFCTCMVDVANEFNVPTNVFFTCSAAFLGYELFMQTLNDDEKQDVVELSNADTEVSVPSFVKPVPTKVFWDVLRTKDGLEFAMLGARKLREVNAIMVNTFLELETHAVESLSADISVPKVYPVGPLLNLEGSSGKPSDDDVIRWLDSQPPASVVLLCFGSMGSFDEVQVKEIACALEQSGHRFVWSLRRPPSNGTTKVPSDYEDPEAVLPEGFLERTNGVGKVIGWAPQVALLAHSAVGGFVSHCGWNSLLESIWFGVPVATWPVYAEQQMNAFEMVVELGLSVEIKCDYIKKLFDPKAKTPIVSAEVIENGIRRVMEDKEVRRKAKEMSEKSRAAVAEGGSSYAAVGNLIQDFITNIS, from the coding sequence atggCAAATACAGCAGAGCTTGTATTCATCCCAGCCCCTGGCCTTGGTCACATCATGTCAACCATCGAGGTCGCAAAGTTATTCGTGAACCGCGATCAACGTTTTTCCATAACCATCCTTGTTATTAAGCCTCCTAGCTCGACTTCTGGCTCGGCTATCACCGCCTACTTCGAGTCATTAGCTAAAACCGCTATTAATCACGTATCGTTTGTAGAACGACTTCAAGACGACGCCCCGCCTGTGCATGACTTCAAGTCTTTTGTGACTTCTTTAAATGAATACATTAAAAGTCATTGTAAATATGTTAGAAAGGTTGTGGCTGAGTTGCTGAGTCAACCGGGTTCGGGCCGGCTCGCTGGGTTTGTGGTGGACATGTTTTGTACATGCATGGTAGATGTGGCTAATGAGTTTAATGTTCCTACTAATGTTTTCTTCACTTGTAGTGCTGCTTTTTTAGGATATGAATTGTTTATGCAAACACTCAATGATGATGAGAAGCAAGACGTTGTTGAGCTCAGCAACGCGGATACCGAGGTGTCGGTTCCGAGTTTTGTCAAACCGGTACCGACTAAAGTCTTTTGGGATGTGCTCCGGACTAAAGACGGACTCGAGTTTGCTATGTTGGGTGCGCGGAAACTTAGAGAGGTTAACGCAATTATGGTTAATACATTTTTGGAACTCGAGACACATGCTGTCGAGTCGTTGTCTGCTGACATCAGCGTCCCAAAGGTTTACCCAGTGGGACCCCTACTCAACCTAGAGGGTTCTTCTGGGAAACCGTCGGACGATGATGTCATCAGATGGTTGGATAGTCAACCACCTGCATCGGTTGTATTGTTGTGTTTTGGGAGTATGGGTAGTTTTGATGAGGTCCAAGTGAAGGAGATTGCATGTGCTTTAGAGCAGAGTGGCCACCGGTTCGTGTGGTCCCTACGTCGACCGCCATCTAACGGAACAACAAAAGTCCCTAGTGATTACGAGGATCCGGAAGCGGTATTGCCGGAGGGATTTTTGGAGCGAACAAATGGAGTCGGGAAAGTTATCGGGTGGGCCCCACAGGTCGCGTTGCTGGCTCATAGTGCGGTTGGAGGGTTCGTGTCGCACTGTGGATGGAACTCGCTGTTGGAGAGTATTTGGTTTGGTGTACCAGTGGCTACATGGCCGGTGTACGCCGAGCAACAGATGAATGCGTTTGAAATGGTGGTGGAGTTGGGACTGTCGGTCGAGATAAAGTGCGATTATATAAAGAAATTGTTTGATCCTAAAGCTAAGACCCCCATCGTTAGCGCTGAGGTGATAGAAAATGGGATACGACGGGTGATGGAGGATAAAGAGGTTAGAAGAAAAGCGAAAGAGATGAGTGAGAAGAGTCGGGCAGCGGTGGCTGAGGGCGGTTCGTCGTATGCGGCTGTTGGCAATCTTATTCAGGACTTTATAACTAacatttcctaa